Proteins encoded together in one Chitinophaga lutea window:
- the rplB gene encoding 50S ribosomal protein L2, giving the protein MALKKYKPITAGTRWKIGNAYAELTTDTPEKSLLAPAQRTGGRNAQGRRSMRYIGGGHKKQYRIVDFKRDKANVPATVKTIEYDPNRTAFIALLNYADGEKRYILAPQGLQVGATVISGTDVAPELGNALPLKNMPLGTVVHNIELQPGKGGAIARSAGTYAQLSNKEEKYAVLKMPSGELRKVLSTCIATVGTVSNSDHALQSIGKAGANRWRGIKPRNRGVAMNPVDHPMGGGEGKSSGGHPRSRTGKYAKGLKTRKSHKSSDKLIISRKDGKKL; this is encoded by the coding sequence ATGGCACTGAAAAAGTACAAACCGATTACAGCCGGTACCCGTTGGAAGATTGGCAATGCATACGCAGAGCTGACTACGGACACCCCTGAGAAGAGCCTGCTGGCTCCTGCACAGCGTACCGGCGGTAGAAACGCACAGGGCAGAAGGTCTATGCGTTACATCGGTGGCGGTCACAAAAAACAATACCGTATCGTGGATTTCAAACGCGATAAGGCCAATGTTCCCGCAACCGTAAAAACAATTGAATACGATCCGAACCGTACCGCTTTCATCGCGCTGCTGAACTATGCAGACGGTGAGAAACGTTACATCCTTGCTCCCCAGGGCCTGCAGGTGGGCGCCACTGTGATCAGCGGCACCGATGTGGCTCCTGAACTGGGTAATGCGTTACCGCTGAAAAACATGCCCCTGGGTACTGTGGTGCACAACATCGAGCTGCAGCCTGGTAAAGGCGGCGCCATTGCACGCAGCGCAGGTACTTATGCCCAGCTGAGCAACAAGGAAGAAAAATACGCCGTATTGAAAATGCCTTCCGGCGAGCTGCGCAAAGTGCTGAGCACCTGCATCGCCACCGTAGGTACAGTTTCCAACTCCGACCACGCCCTGCAGTCCATCGGTAAAGCCGGTGCCAACCGCTGGAGAGGTATCAAACCCCGCAACCGTGGTGTAGCGATGAACCCTGTGGATCACCCGATGGGTGGTGGTGAAGGTAAATCTTCAGGCGGTCACCCGAGGTCCAGAACAGGTAAATATGCGAAAGGTCTGAAAACCAGGAAGTCGCATAAGAGCTCTGACAAACTGATCATCAGCCGTAAAGACGGTAAGAAATTATAA
- the rplD gene encoding 50S ribosomal protein L4: MQLDILNIEGKKTGRTIELPEEIFGVEPNNHVIYLAVKQYLAAQRQGTHKVKTRAEVKGASRKLHKQKGTGGSRKGNIRNPLYKGGGTIFGPKPHGYDIKLNRKVKDVAKISALSVKAKENSIIIVEDIKLDAPKTKQFEGILKNLNINVAGKKTLVVLPEYNDNVYLSLRNIPTVDSTVLSDVNTYEIMNSNYLVITESAAKIFTEEPADIVEA; the protein is encoded by the coding sequence ATGCAACTAGATATTTTAAATATAGAAGGTAAGAAGACCGGCAGGACTATTGAGCTTCCTGAAGAGATCTTTGGTGTTGAGCCGAACAATCACGTGATCTACCTCGCTGTAAAGCAATACCTGGCTGCACAGCGCCAGGGTACGCACAAAGTGAAAACGCGTGCTGAAGTGAAAGGTGCTTCCCGCAAGCTGCACAAACAAAAAGGTACCGGCGGTTCCCGTAAAGGTAACATCCGTAACCCGTTGTATAAAGGTGGTGGTACCATTTTCGGTCCCAAACCCCACGGTTACGACATCAAACTGAACCGTAAGGTGAAAGACGTGGCGAAAATCTCCGCCCTGTCTGTGAAAGCGAAAGAAAACAGCATCATCATCGTTGAAGATATCAAGCTGGACGCGCCGAAGACCAAACAGTTCGAAGGCATCCTCAAAAACCTGAACATCAACGTAGCAGGCAAAAAGACCCTGGTGGTACTGCCTGAGTACAATGACAACGTATACCTGTCACTGCGCAACATCCCGACTGTGGACAGCACCGTGCTGAGCGACGTGAACACTTACGAGATCATGAACAGCAACTACCTGGTGATCACGGAAAGCGCAGCCAAGATCTTCACTGAAGAGCCGGCTGACATCGTAGAGGCATAA
- the rplP gene encoding 50S ribosomal protein L16 translates to MLQPKRTKHRKMHKGRIKGNAKRGAALSFGSFGLKALEPKWITDRQIEAARVALTRHMKREGNVWIRIFPDKPITAKPLEVRMGKGKGAPDHWAAVVKPGRILFEADGVPMQVAKEAMELAAQKLPIKVKFVVRRDYVA, encoded by the coding sequence ATGTTACAGCCCAAGAGAACGAAACACAGGAAGATGCACAAAGGCCGCATCAAAGGTAACGCTAAGAGAGGCGCAGCCCTTTCTTTCGGTTCATTCGGCCTTAAAGCATTGGAACCTAAGTGGATCACAGACCGTCAGATTGAAGCTGCACGTGTCGCTCTGACCAGGCATATGAAGCGTGAAGGTAACGTGTGGATCCGTATTTTCCCCGACAAGCCGATCACTGCTAAGCCGCTGGAAGTGAGGATGGGTAAAGGTAAAGGTGCTCCCGACCATTGGGCAGCCGTTGTAAAGCCCGGTCGCATCCTGTTTGAAGCAGACGGTGTGCCCATGCAAGTAGCCAAAGAAGCTATGGAGCTGGCCGCACAGAAACTGCCGATCAAGGTGAAATTCGTAGTACGCCGCGACTACGTTGCTTAA
- the rpmC gene encoding 50S ribosomal protein L29 yields the protein MPKAKLDLKSLSDQDLKEKLSEESLRLKKITFSHAVTPIENPMSIRFMRREIARIQTELRRRALGF from the coding sequence ATGCCTAAAGCAAAACTGGATCTTAAAAGCCTGAGCGACCAGGACCTGAAGGAGAAACTGTCTGAAGAGTCACTGCGCCTGAAAAAGATCACGTTCAGCCATGCGGTAACGCCGATCGAAAATCCCATGAGCATCCGTTTCATGAGAAGGGAGATTGCGCGCATCCAGACTGAACTTCGCAGAAGAGCGTTGGGATTCTAA
- the rplV gene encoding 50S ribosomal protein L22, translating to MEAVAKLNNNPTSTRKMRLLADLIRGLDVEKALNILKFHPKHPSTPLEKLLLSAVANWKVKNEGARVEDANLFVKTVFVDGGRVLKRMRPAPQGRGYRIRKRSNHVTIVVDGRAAQ from the coding sequence ATGGAAGCAGTAGCTAAGCTGAACAATAATCCTACATCTACCCGCAAAATGCGTTTGCTTGCAGACCTGATCCGCGGTCTGGATGTAGAGAAAGCTTTGAATATTTTGAAATTCCATCCTAAACACCCGAGCACCCCGCTGGAGAAACTGTTGCTCTCCGCTGTGGCTAACTGGAAAGTGAAGAACGAAGGGGCAAGGGTAGAAGATGCTAACCTGTTCGTGAAAACCGTATTTGTAGACGGTGGCCGCGTACTCAAAAGGATGCGCCCCGCACCGCAAGGCCGTGGTTACCGTATCCGTAAGAGAAGCAATCACGTAACAATTGTTGTGGACGGCCGCGCTGCCCAATAA
- the rplW gene encoding 50S ribosomal protein L23, with protein sequence MKLSDVLIKPVISEKVNKATEKFNRFYFIVDKKANKLEIKKAVEDFYGVTVAEVNTMVMPGKNKTRFTKAGFISGRKPSYKKAVVTLAEGESIDLYANI encoded by the coding sequence ATGAAACTGTCTGATGTTTTAATCAAACCGGTGATATCGGAGAAGGTAAATAAGGCTACCGAAAAGTTCAACCGCTTTTACTTCATTGTTGACAAAAAAGCCAACAAACTGGAGATCAAAAAAGCAGTGGAAGACTTCTACGGCGTAACCGTTGCGGAAGTGAACACCATGGTAATGCCCGGCAAGAATAAAACCCGCTTTACCAAAGCCGGCTTTATTTCCGGTCGTAAGCCTTCTTACAAGAAAGCAGTGGTGACACTGGCTGAAGGAGAATCCATCGATCTGTATGCTAACATATAA
- the rpsS gene encoding 30S ribosomal protein S19: MGRSIKKGPYVDFKLEKKVEKQNEGTKRTVIKTWSRRSTITPDFVGHTFAVHNGNKFIPVYVTEFMVGHKLGEFAPTRNFKGHANKKM; the protein is encoded by the coding sequence ATGGGTCGTTCCATTAAAAAAGGTCCTTACGTAGACTTTAAATTAGAGAAGAAGGTAGAAAAGCAAAATGAAGGCACCAAGCGCACGGTTATCAAAACCTGGAGCCGCCGTTCTACCATCACTCCGGATTTTGTGGGCCACACTTTTGCCGTTCACAACGGTAACAAGTTCATCCCGGTGTACGTAACCGAGTTTATGGTAGGTCATAAACTGGGTGAATTTGCGCCAACCCGCAACTTTAAAGGGCACGCTAACAAAAAAATGTAG
- the rpsC gene encoding 30S ribosomal protein S3: MGQKTNPIGNRLGIIRGWDSNWYGSKKDYATKLIEDNKIRTYLNARINKGGISRVVIERTLGKLIITIHTSKPGIIIGKGGNEVDRIKEELKKLTGKEDVQINILEIRRPEVDATIVAETIAKQIESRINYKRAIKMAIATALRMGAEGIKVKVGGRLGGAEIARSEEMKQGRVPLHTYRMDIDYASLFALTVYGKIGIKVWICKGEVLGKRDLNPNAISGKEGGESRIGGGERGGDRGGRGGERRDNRGGGERRGGGDRGPRK, from the coding sequence ATGGGTCAGAAAACAAATCCTATTGGTAACAGGTTAGGTATCATCAGAGGATGGGACTCTAATTGGTATGGCAGCAAAAAAGATTATGCTACCAAGCTGATCGAAGATAACAAAATCAGGACTTACCTGAATGCCCGTATCAACAAAGGCGGTATCTCCCGCGTAGTGATCGAGCGTACCCTGGGTAAGCTCATCATCACCATCCATACCTCCAAACCTGGTATCATCATAGGTAAAGGCGGTAACGAAGTGGATCGCATCAAGGAAGAGCTGAAGAAGCTGACAGGCAAAGAAGATGTTCAGATCAACATCCTCGAGATCCGTCGCCCTGAAGTGGATGCTACCATCGTTGCTGAAACGATCGCAAAACAGATCGAAAGCCGCATCAACTATAAACGCGCCATCAAAATGGCGATTGCTACCGCACTGCGCATGGGTGCAGAAGGTATCAAGGTGAAAGTAGGCGGCCGTTTGGGCGGTGCTGAAATTGCCCGTTCAGAAGAAATGAAACAAGGCCGTGTGCCCCTGCATACTTACCGCATGGATATCGATTACGCATCTTTGTTCGCTTTGACCGTTTACGGTAAAATCGGTATCAAAGTGTGGATCTGTAAAGGTGAAGTACTGGGTAAACGTGATCTGAACCCGAATGCCATTTCCGGCAAAGAAGGCGGTGAAAGCCGTATCGGTGGCGGCGAGCGCGGTGGAGACCGTGGCGGACGCGGCGGCGAAAGAAGAGATAACCGCGGTGGCGGCGAGAGAAGAGGTGGTGGAGACCGTGGTCCCCGCAAATAA